The following are from one region of the Sandaracinus amylolyticus genome:
- a CDS encoding sigma-54 interaction domain-containing protein, with the protein MEHVHVAGETCPHCGLLPVAKGTRHAQRVVCESRAMRELFRRAARFAENDAPVVITGESGTGKEVVARVLHANGPRASKAFVAVNVAALPAELLESELFGHARGAFTGAHKDKPGLFEEADGGILFLDEIGEMPLVLQAKLLRALADGEVRRVGDNRAFAVDVRIVCATHRDLAQLVREGRFREDLYYRLKVLTLRVPPLRERRDDVLALAKSFLAAEPRTKAKGFAQDAKDALLGYEWPGNVRELQSAVKHGAALARGSEIRLEDLPEELSSPRSASPRERVKLRPLDEVEREHVLGVLEACSGNMGDAARVLGIGRNTLWRKLKSWE; encoded by the coding sequence ATGGAACACGTGCACGTCGCGGGAGAGACCTGTCCGCACTGCGGCCTCCTCCCGGTCGCGAAGGGCACCCGTCACGCCCAGCGCGTGGTGTGCGAGAGCCGCGCGATGCGCGAGCTGTTCCGGCGCGCCGCGCGCTTCGCGGAGAACGACGCGCCGGTCGTGATCACCGGCGAGAGCGGCACCGGCAAGGAGGTCGTCGCGCGCGTGCTGCACGCGAACGGTCCCCGCGCGAGCAAGGCGTTCGTCGCGGTGAACGTCGCGGCGCTGCCCGCGGAGCTGCTCGAGTCCGAGCTCTTCGGGCACGCGCGAGGTGCGTTCACCGGCGCGCACAAGGACAAGCCCGGGCTCTTCGAGGAGGCCGACGGCGGCATCCTGTTCCTCGACGAGATCGGGGAGATGCCGCTCGTGCTCCAGGCGAAGCTGCTGCGCGCGCTCGCCGACGGAGAGGTGCGGCGCGTCGGCGACAACCGCGCGTTCGCGGTCGACGTGCGGATCGTGTGCGCGACCCATCGCGATCTCGCGCAGCTGGTGCGCGAGGGACGATTCCGCGAGGACCTCTACTACCGGCTCAAGGTGCTCACGCTGCGGGTGCCGCCGCTGCGCGAGCGGCGCGACGACGTGCTCGCGCTCGCGAAGAGCTTCCTCGCCGCGGAGCCGCGCACCAAGGCGAAGGGCTTCGCCCAGGACGCGAAGGACGCGCTGCTCGGGTACGAGTGGCCGGGCAACGTGCGCGAGCTGCAGAGCGCGGTGAAGCACGGCGCGGCGCTGGCGCGTGGCAGCGAGATCCGGCTCGAGGATCTGCCCGAGGAGCTCTCGTCGCCGCGATCGGCATCGCCCAGGGAGCGGGTGAAGCTGCGACCGCTCGACGAGGTCGAGCGCGAGCACGTGCTCGGCGTGCTCGAGGCGTGCAGCGGGAACATGGGCGACGCCGCGCGTGTGTTGGGGATCGGGCGGAACACGCTGTGGCGGAAGCTGAAGAGCTGGGAGTGA